The Longimicrobiaceae bacterium genome segment CGAGCGCAGCATTCGGGGACGCGACATGGGGCGGGATCGTAGGGGAGGGCGAGCAGGCAGCATACGCGGAAGAGACCACCGGAATGTACGCGCTGGATGATGCGGCGTCAAATGTCCGATTCGGCTCGTACGATAAGGAGAGACTGACGCGAGTCCGGAACCGTGGGGCCGTACTCCCTTCCCGGGCGCGGACCGGGGGTTTCCCGGCCCTCTGCCGAGCATTGCAACCATCCGGGGTGCAGCCGATGTCCAACAGAATGCCGTACGAACCCGAGAATGCCGACGCTACCCCCGTACGTGAAGGCGGGCACGGCTGAGGGGACGATCAACGCGGCAGCTTACCCGTGGGACCTGGCGCCGCTCTCCAGCTGGAGGGCGGCGCCGGGCGTTCGTGTCCGTACTCTGCGTGGGGACCGCCGCGATCCCCGGCTCGGACCGGACCTGAAGCCACGGGGCGGGTCGCGCTTTACGTCTGCGGGGCAGGGGCGCGGACGTTGGAACGGGGGAACGTCTGTCCACTCGTCCTGGTGGCAAGTGTATTGCTATCAGGGTGATGTACCAACGACTGCAAACAACGGAAGCGGAGGACGGATGGCGCTGCACGAGCGGACGTTCCGATCGGACGATGGGAGGAGCTGGACGGTGGCGCTGGAGGGCTCCCGGATCGGCATGAGCGGCCCCCCCGTGCTGGAGAACGCCGGGGGGATGCTCCCGGAGGAGTCCGTGCGCATCGTGTTCCGCTCCGGAGACGAGACACTGAGCGAGGAGTACACCGGGCTGGCCGCGGCGGAGGACCTTTCCGAGGGCGACCTGCGGCGCTGGTTCGAGGCGGCATCGCGCGGCGGCGGCCTGTGACCCCACCCCGCGCTCCCGGCGGCGCTCCGACTGGAGGTTGACATGGCGAGATACAGGTGCCCGGAGTGCCGGCGGCGGATCCGGGGGGACGCGCGCTGCCACCGCTGCGGGTGGCGCAGGAGCGGCGAGGCCGACGCGCCCCTCGTGGCGCGGCGGCCGTGGGGACGGGTGGTGGCGGTGCTCGCGCTGCTCCTGATGATCGGAGCGGCGGGGGTTTACCGGGTGAACGGCGAGGCGATCGCGGACTGGTACGCGGAGTTCGCGCTGCGGCACCTCCCGGCGGGGTTCTCTTCCTTCGCGCCGAAGGACTCCCCGGGCGGGGCGTTCCAGCACTGCGTCAGCCGCGTGGTGAGGAAGGTGAGCGACGGCTCCACCGTCGAGACCTTCCCCGCCTACTCGGAGGAGAACACGGTCTCCCTGGGTGAAGGCCGGTACAGCGTGCAGGGCGTGGTGGAGGGGGTCACGCTCGACGGGGAGACGGTGCGCAGGCCCTTCGGGTGCGTGGTGCGTTTCGAGCGCGGCCGGTGGATGGCGGAGCAGGTCGCGGTGGACGACCTCTCGGCGCTCGTGCCCCTGGCGATACTCCGCTGAGCCGCGCCGAACGCACGGGAGCCGATCATCGCGCCCGACGGCGCGTGAGATCCGGTCGCGGCAGGCTGCCTCTCCTCTCCTGCCGTGGACCGGCGGCTCACCGGGAGGCCGGACCCTGCCGCTGCCGCTCCAGCCACTCGTCCCCGGTCAGCCCTGCCCCCTGCTCCGCGAGCGGGCGGCGCAGGTCGAAGACCCCGAGGAGGCGCTCGTACGGGTTGTCCTCGCCCAGCTCCTCCACGGCCGCGTCCACGTCCGCTTCGCTCCGGAGGAACGCGAAGCAGACCCCGCCGTCCTCCGCCTCCGGGTCTCCCAGGTCACGGTACTCCAGCATGTACGCGGCGCGAAGCGCCACTCCGCGGCGGAACGCCTCGGCGCGGCGGCGGGACACCACCGCAGGGGTCCGGGCCGGCGATCCGGCGCGCTCACGGTCTCCGGGCATCTATCGGTCCCGGGAGGCCGGCCCGGTGCGGTCGGGAAAGCGCAGCCGTGCCCGCCCGGTGCGCTTGTCCACGGACAGGAAGTAGAGCTCGCCGCCGCCGAACGCGACCGCGACCTCCCAGGTCCACAGGTTGGTGACGTGCCGCGATTCGAAGATCAGGGGGATCCAGACGATCTTCGCCGCCTTCATCTCCCCGAACCAGGAGACCCGCACCCCGGTGGTGTCGTTCCGCTGCAGCAGTCCCTGCGTGTTCGGGGTGAGGGGGAGCGCGGCCGCGGCCCCCCAGAACACGGCGCACCGGTCGGACGCGCCGAGGTGGGCGAGCGAGTCCACCGCGATGCGCGGGAGCGGACGGGGGCACCGAGCCTCCGCCGCCAGCGCCCGCAGCACCTCTCCCCGCTGCCGCTCGGTGGGCGGGCTGTACAGGACCCAGTACGCGGCCACCATCGGCGCCAACGCGCACGCGGCCATGAAGAGGACGCGCCGCGGCCCTTCCCGGAGCCATTCGTCCGGGAGCACCCGCTGCCAGACCCACTCCCGGCCCAGCCCCCCCAGCAGGAACCCGGTGAGCGCCCCGCCGACCGTCCACGCCACCAGGGGAGACGCGGAGTCCTCCAGGTAGAAGCCGTGGGTGAAGCGGTAGGGGATGGCGAAGCCGGCGAGTGCCCCGAGCGCCGCCCCGAACGCACCGTGCAGGAGGAAGGCGCCCACGGGCGCGCTGCCGTCGCGCTCCGGCCGGAGCGCAGCCACCTCGCGGCTCGCGTGGCCGATGCGCTGCAGCGCCGCCGCGCGGTCCCACGCGGACCCGGCGAGGGCGGCCTGCATCTCCGCCAGCTCCCGGTCGCATTCCGGGCCCACCGCCCAGCTGTCGGCCGCCAGCTCGCGCGACCGGGAGCGCAGCGCGTCGAGCGTCGCGCGGACCCGGCCGAAGTGCTGCCCGCACTCGGCCTGCAGCCGGCGGGCGGCGTCCGGCTCCAGCGCGGGGTCGTCGGCCTGCAGGCGCTTTCGCCAGAAGCGGGCGCGCTCCTCGTGCAGCCGGATGAGCTGCTGGTGGAACTCGCCGGAATGGCGCTTCTCCATCCACAGGACGGCCGTGCAGCCGGCCGCGACCAGGAGGGCGAGGAGGACGGGGACCATCACCGGAGGCAGGAAAAGGACGGCAGGAGCGGCGGAGGGGAGGCCGCGCGGTGGCGCTCACCCGCGCGAGGATAATGCCGGGGGAGGTGGAAGGCAAGCAGCGCGTGCCGGAGTCCCAAGCGCCCCGGCAGCATGCACCGCCTTTGTTATCCCGGGCACATCAGGCGGCCGCCTCCCCCTGGATCTCGCGCAGGATGGCGGACCGTTCCTCCTCGGAGGCGATGTGCCGCGCCAGGACCCGGGCGGCCGTTTCGAGGATGCGCTCCGAGAACAGGCGTGAGCCGTCCTGGCGCAGCCCCGAGCCGATGTACAGCTTCATCAGCGCCTCCGGCGTCATGTCGCGCGTCGCCGCCACTTCCCGAATCGCAGCCAGCGTATCGGACGGGATCGAGAGCGTTACAGGCTCCGTGGGACGCGGACGCAGGTGCAGCTCCGTGGGCTCATCCGGCTTGCTCATACAGCTTCCTTTCGGCACGGGTCGCAGGACGGGCGGAGATGATGCGCGTTGCGCTTCGGTGCTCAATATAGACTACGAGCAGGAGGCGCTGGGACAGCGAGTACCCGAGGACGAAGTCGCGGCGCTCCCCTTCCACCGATGCCTCGCCCCCCTGGTAGAAAGGGTCGAGGAACGCCTCGGCCGCCTCTTCGAAGGTAACCCCGTGCTTCTCGAGATTCGCGCGGGCCTTGTCCTCATCCCACTCGAAGGCAACTCCCTGCAGCCGGTACGTGACGCTCATTGCGCGAGGATAGCGCATACGCCGGCCACGGGCAAGCTACTCCACGTACGTCTCGAAGAACCCGGGCAGCCGCCCGACCACCCGCCCGCGCTCCTCCACCGTGGCGACCCCGCGCATCTGCAGGAAGAAGGGCAGCTCCGTCCGCCCCTCCGTCCGGGTGACGTGCGCCGCCTCCACGTCGATCCGCACCCGGAGCCCCCGGCGGGCGTCCTCGAACTCCATCGCAGCCGGGACGCGAACCGCCCGCCCGCCCACCGTCACGGTACGCATCTCCGTGTAGCGCAGCGGCCCCGGGCGGTAGACGCCCCGCGCCCCGCGCCCGTCCACCAGGTACGCGAAGAGCCCCTCCGCGGGCACCGAGTCGCCGCGCACCACGCCGTACAGGAGCGAGAGCGCGCTGTCCGAGGCCGACCCCCACTCCCAGGTGACGTTGCGCCAGACGCCCCAGTTGTGGTCGTGGTACGCTTGCGCCCCCCGCACCGCCTCGCACCGGGGCGCGCAGACGGTCCCCTCCGCGCGGGCGTAGAGCGCCGGCACGGTGTAGCCGGACACCAGCCCCTCCCCGCCCAGGTCCGTCGGGGGGAAGTAGCGGCCCGGTGCGGGGCGCACGCGCAGGTCCACCCGGGCGTCCCCCGCGCCGGCCACCACCCGGTACGCGCCGTCCTCCATCCGCACGAACGCCTCCGGGCCGAAGCGCACGTCCGGCGAGGCGGTGTCGAAGCGGACCCGCTCCCCCGGGAAGTTGCGCGTGAGCGAGCGGTGCGTGCCGTCCGCCCCGAGCACGGTGAGGAGCATGCGCCCGCCCCAGCGCCCCGGCGTGTCCATCCGCCCGCCGACGATCAGCATCACGTAGAGCCAGCGGTCGCGGTCCAGGGACACGTTGAAGTAGTGCCACTCCGCCCAGGTGGAGTCGCGCGCCGCCGCGCCGGTGGGGAGGTGGAAGTGGTCGATCTCCCGGAACAGCTCCGCCTGGGTGGGATCCGTCCAGCGCCGGTCCGTGGGGGAGTCCGTCCACCGCCCCGCGATCAGCTCCGGCGCGGCCCCCGCCAGCCGGGCGCGGCTGGGGATCTCGCCCGAGGCGACCGCCTTCCAGCTCCGCCCCCGCGCGCGCAGCTCCACCTGCTTCCCCTCGAGCACCGGGCTCCCCGCCCGGATCCCGTAGTCCTCCCTCCCGCGCTCCGACTCCAGCACCCGGCGCTGCACGAAGCGCGCGTGGTCCACCCCCAGGAAGAGGGAGGAGACGCCGCCCGCCTTGAGCATCTCCGTGCTGACCCCGGCCGGCACCAGCACCACGTCGCCCCCGCCGACCAGCGCCCGGTCGCGCGCCTGCTCCAGCATCGCCTCGCCCACGGCCAGGAGCACCACCATCACCGCCACCCCCAGGGCGTAGCCGCCCAGGAGGAAGAGCGCCCGCCCCGGCCGGTGGCGCAGCTCCGCGACGGCCAGGCGGAGGATCACGCGCCCCCCCTCCCGTCGTCCACCACCACCCCGTCCGCCATCTCCACCCGCCGCCGCGCGTGCCCTGCCACGCCGGGGTCGTGCGTCACCACCACCAGCGTGGTCCCGTCCGCGTTCAACCGCTCGAAGAGCGCGATGATCTCGTCGCCCGTGCGGCGGTCCAGCTCCCCCGTGGGCTCGTCCGCGAAGAGCACCCTGGGGCGGTTGGCGAGTGCACGCGCGATGGCGACGCGCTGCTGCTCCCCGCCGGAAAGGTGCGGCGGCCGGTGCCCCGTCCGGTGCCCCAGCCCCACGTACTCCAGCAGCTCCCGGGCGCGCGCGCGCCGCTCCCGCTTCGGCACGCCCGCCTCGGCCATGGGGAACTCCACGTTCTCGGCCGCCGTGAGCACCGCCAGAAGGTGGAAGCGCTGGAAGACGAACCCCACCTGCCGCAGCCGCAGCCGGGAGCGCGCCCCCTCGCTCAGCGCCGCCAGCTCCCATCCGAGCAGGCGCACCGTCCCCGAGGTGGGCGGGTCGATCCCGGCCAGCACGTTCAGCAGCGAGCTCTTCCCGCACCCGGACGGCCCCACCACCGCCACCATCTCGCCCGCGCTCACGTCCAGGTCCACGCCCCGCAGCGCGTGCACGGCGTCGCCCCCGTACGGGTACTCCTTGACGATCCCCCGCGCCTCGATCACCCGGCTCATCGACCTCTCTCTACTCCTGGGCGTCTGTGTTTGGGGCCGCTCCGGAGCCAAGCCAAACAGCCGGCTTGTCTCCTGCGCGGGTCGCGGAGCCCCACGATACTGCCGTGGGTCTCCGCTCCGGCTCCGGGAGCCTCCTCGGTCGGCACGATACGGCTGTGCCGCCCTGCGGGCCGTCCGGCTTCGCCTACCGTGCCCTCCGCGACATCTTTCGGGAACGGCAGGGAACCGCGGAACGGCACAGCCCCCTTTCTACATTCTTCATTCCGCCTCCTCCCGCAACGCCCTCCCCAGCGGCGCCCTCACCGCCGCCAGCCCCGGCACCCCCCCCGCCACCGCCCCCACCACAATCACCGTCCCCAGCGCCAGCGCCACCCGCCCCGGCTGGAAGACGAAGAACGTCACCCCCGCGGGCAGCCCCGGAAACGCCAACAGGATCCGGTCCAGCCGCTCCGCCATCCACAGCCCCAGCGGCAGCCCCACCGCGCACCCGATCCCCGCCAGCACCAGCCCCTCCACGACCACTCCCAGCAGGATCCGCCCGCGCGCCACGCCGATGGCGCGCAGCGTCGCGATCTCCCCGAAGCGCTCCCGCACCCCGATGGCGACGATGGTCGCCACGAGGAGCGCCGTCACCACCAGCGCCACGCTCCCCAGGATGGTCGCCATCTGGCGGA includes the following:
- a CDS encoding ABC transporter ATP-binding protein; translation: MSRVIEARGIVKEYPYGGDAVHALRGVDLDVSAGEMVAVVGPSGCGKSSLLNVLAGIDPPTSGTVRLLGWELAALSEGARSRLRLRQVGFVFQRFHLLAVLTAAENVEFPMAEAGVPKRERRARARELLEYVGLGHRTGHRPPHLSGGEQQRVAIARALANRPRVLFADEPTGELDRRTGDEIIALFERLNADGTTLVVVTHDPGVAGHARRRVEMADGVVVDDGRGGA
- a CDS encoding BrnT family toxin; the encoded protein is MSVTYRLQGVAFEWDEDKARANLEKHGVTFEEAAEAFLDPFYQGGEASVEGERRDFVLGYSLSQRLLLVVYIEHRSATRIISARPATRAERKLYEQAG